The following coding sequences are from one Triticum aestivum cultivar Chinese Spring chromosome 5A, IWGSC CS RefSeq v2.1, whole genome shotgun sequence window:
- the LOC123103773 gene encoding uncharacterized protein isoform X2 has protein sequence MQWLSAVEFALLKGRHPLIKDVDITVNPSKGLAFTVPQPNDNKVPKEDNFHEQAQFFLSNNFPHGINGLLNDSANGYSGAQNSKNGLLKDNGDIGRIIKEADEQEPEEIPEDIEKGHVSGAQNSKNGLLKDNGDVGRIIKEADEEEPEEIPEDVEKGHVLQSAGLVMNMLDATMPGTLDDDQKNKVLVAVEQGESLVKALEEAVPEDVREKLTSSVTEILQSKRHNFNLDALKRGWTNARSTTKTVVQEKVKESDHESGAKDAKILDQNRSVTSIGEGDQKETNLTSNDNNSADGIDLSQAKPVGTGIEMGSEQTQLDKSEKDNSGVNESSEEKQEADQGSVTEPKHLSNDPSTANSKGTPKEQVQSADATAEQNPQSNMVDKEVDVVHANEDTVALNVVDQSTQISKTEESKHPSVNNVRQALDALTDFDDSTQMAVNSVFGVIENMIDQFQKHKDSEDRENSAGATDKPPVDETKSDVMVDVDNELSGKDKNPSSSGESQHNTSVKARSIMSEDHNFSEKKSDLNTVPPSKGKIRNSQRNIPGNDVDGDVAKIVSGSPDYLLDVAASSYLKVQYALYLHEYLTRQLQLESPDLNSATDLFLDPQEGKWKLADQMDNVQGDISISGKYSFVNEGIKHADSSQAPPRTGNVILPPYSALRNFADSETKRKVIEKLPGNALRQTLTYFISDELTNTLKTEVGRRLGITKAEKLQRSLAHDVERLATQVSRTIVHDSELYRATSVQRNPTTVKFGVVHGENVVEAISTAVLQSHDLRKVLPVGVIVGVTLASLRNYFHVGVSKHDNLTKAAVKSGILDEDLIVQDADEGNMDNLSTQKEANADLCTQKEANTDYYIEKPGEHKQQEITKSDGKGMMVGAVTAALGASAFVAHHQQKNAEEHDSSTQHNLDDTELEKSQNNLVRSFAEKAMSVAAPVVPKKGGGELDHDRLVAVLAELGQRGGILKFVGKLALLWGGIRGALSLTDRLILFLRISERNLFQRIMGFSFMVLVLWSPVVIPLLPTLVQSWTISASTGIVGDACIVGLYVSIMILVMLWGKRIRGYENPVEQYGMNLASSSRLQEFFQGLVGGVSVVWLVHSISILLGFATFREGTPSFLPFDLLKSSRNVLLPALRGFITATSISVVEEVVFRSWLPEEVAVDLGYYNAILMSGVAFSLIHRSLPSVPGFVLLSLVLFGLKQRTQGNLAAPIGLRSGIMTASYLTQTTRIIAFKPETPFWMISTYHLHPFDGAVGLSICALLAILFFPQRPVQKDTSVS, from the exons ATGCAGTGGTTGTCAGCAGTGGAGTTTGCTCTTCTTAAGGGTCGTCATCCGCTTATCAAAGATGTGGATATCACCGTTAACCCATCCAAAGGTCTAGCATTCACCGTACCTCAACCGAATGATAATAAGGTCCCCAAAGAGGACAATTTTCATGAGCAAGCTCAGTTTTTTCTCTCTAATAATTTTCCCCATGGAATAAATGGGCTGCTCAATGATTCTGCAAATGGATATTCTGGTGCTCAAAATAGCAAAAATGGCCTGTTAAAAGATAATGGTGATATAGGCAGAATAATCAAAGAGGCTGATGAACAGGAGCCAGAAGAGATTCCTGAAGATATTGAAAAAGGTCATGTATCTGGTGCTCAAAATAGCAAAAATGGGCTGTTAAAAGATAATGGTGATGTAGGCAGGATAATCAAAGAGGCTGATGAAGAGGAGCCAGAAGAGATTCCTGAAGATGTTGAAAAAGGTCATGTACTACAATCAGCAGGTCTTGTGATGAATATGCTGGATGCTACAATGCCTGGCACTCTGGATGATGATCAAAAGAACAAG GTTCTGGTGGCAGTAGAACAAGGTGAATCTCTTGTAAAAGCTCTAGAAGAAGCTGTACCTGAAGATGTGCGTGAAAAGCTTACGTCGTCTGTGACTGAAATTTTACAATCTAAACGACACAATTTCAATTTGGATGCATTGAAGCGCGGCTGGACCAATGCAAGATCAACCACCAAGACTGTTGTCCAAGAAAAGGTCAAAGAGTCAGACCATGAGAGTGGAGCTAAGGATGCCAAAATTCTTGACCAGAACAGGAGTGTTACATCCATTGGTGAGGGAGACCAAAAAGAGACTAATCTGACCTCAAACGACAACAATTCTGCTGATGGTATCGATTTATCACAAGCAAAGCCTGTAGGAACTGGAATCGAAATGGGAAGTGAACAGACTCAACTCGATAAATCTGAGAAAGATAACTCTGGAGTGAATGAAAGCAGTGAAGAGAAGCAAGAGGCCGATCAGGGCAGTGTAACAGAACCAAAGCATCTTTCCAATGATCCATCAACAGCCAACTCAAAAGGAACTCCCAAGGAGCAAGTGCAGTCGGCAGATGCTACAGCAGAGCAGAATCCACAGTCCAATATGGTAGACAAGGAAGTTGATGTAGTTCATGCCAATGAAGATACGGTTGCACTTAATGTTGTTGATCAGAGCACACAAATCTCTAAAACAGAAGAATCTAAACATCCGTCCGTTAATAATGTGAGACAGGCATTGGATGCCTTAACTGATTTTGATGACTCGACTCAAATGGCTGTCAATAGTGTGTTCGGAGTTATTGAAAATATGATTGACCAGTTTCAAAAGCACAAGGACTCTGAGGACAGGGAGAATTCTGCTGGAGCCACCGATAAACCTCCTGTTGATGAGACAAAGTCTGATGTGATGGTGGATGTGGACAATGAGTTAAGTGGAAAGGACAAAAATCCATCATCATCTGGTGAATCACAACATAATACTTCTGTTAAAGCTCGTTCAATCATGTCTGAAGATCATAATTTTAGTGAGAAAAAATCTGATTTGAACACTGTCCCACCTTCGAAAGGAAAAATCAGAAATTCTCAAAGAAATATACCTGGAAATGATGTTGATGGTGATGTTGCAAAGATAGTGAGTGGCTCACCTGATTACTTGTTGGACGTAGCTGCCAGTTCTTATTTGAAGGTGCAGTATGCTTTGTACCTTCATGAATATCTTACAAGGCAACTGCAACTTGAGTCACCAGATTTGAACTCGGCAACTGATCTTTTCCTTGATCCGCAAGAGGGTAAATGGAAACTAGCAGATCAAATGGACAATGTGCAAGGTGACATTTCTATATCTGGAAAATATAGCTTCGTTAATGAAGGGATCAAGCATGCAGATTCTTCCCAAGCTCCACCTAGGACAGGCAATGTTATTTTGCCACCATACTCAGCTCTGCGAAATTTTGCAGACTCTGAAACCAAAAGGAAGGTAATTGAGAAGTTGCCTGGTAATGCTTTGAGACAGACACTCACATACTTTATTAGTGATGAGTTAACAAATACTCTCAAAACTGAAGTTGGTCGCAGACTGGGGATAACAAAAGCTGAGAAACTTCAAAGAAGTCTTGCACATGATGTAGAACGACTCGCTACTCAAGTTTCTAGAACTATTGTCCATGACTCTGAGTTATACAGAGCAACATCTGTGCAGAGGAATCCAACGACTGTGAAATTTGGTGTGGTCCATGGCGAAAATGTTGTTGAAGCTATATCAACTGCAGTTCTGCAATCTCATGATCTGAGGAAGGTTCTTCCAGTGGGTGTGATAGTTGGCGTAACTTTAGCGTCCTTGAGAAACTACTTCCATGTTGGTGTCTCTAAGCATGACAACCTTACAAAAGCTGCGGTCAAGTCAGGAATTTTGGATGAGGATCTTATTGTTCAGGATGCTGACGAAGGAAATATGGATAATCTTTCCACACAGAAAGAGGCAAATGCTGATCTTTGCACACAAAAAGAAGCAAATACAGATTATTATATCGAAAAACCCGGTGAGCACAAGCAACAGGAGATAACAAAGTCAGATGGTAAAGGCATGATGGTTGGGGCTGTAACGGCTGCCCTAGGTGCTTCTGCATTCGTAGCACATCATCAA CAAAAGAATGCTGAAGAGCATGATAGCAGCACACAGCATAATCTTGACGACACTGAACTGGAAAAGAGCCAGAACAACTTAGTGAGAAGCTTTGCTGAGAAAGCCATGTCTGTTGCAGCTCCGGTGGTACCCAAGAAGGGTGGTGGTGAACTTGATCACGATAG GCTCGTTGCTGTTCTAGCTGAACTAGGGCAAAGAGGTGGAATTTTGAAATTTGTGGGGAAACTTGCTCTGCTCTGGGGAGGTATTCGTGGTGCTTTGAGCTTGACTGACAGGCTCATCTTGTTCTTACGTATCAGCGAACGTAACTTATTTCAGAG GATCATGGGATTTTCCTTCATGGTACTTGTTCTATGGTCTCCTGTTGTGATTCCTTTACTGCCAACTCTTGTTCAAAGCTGGACAATAAGCGCTTCAACAGGAATTGTTGGGGATGCTTGCATTGTTGGTCTGTATGTCTCTATAATGATACTTGTAATGCTATGGGGAAAAAGAATACGTGGCTATGAGAATCCAGTTGAGCAATATGGGATGAATCTTGCATCTTCATCAAGG CTGCAAGAATTTTTCCAAGGTCTTGTCGGAGGCGTGTCTGTCGTTTGGCTGGTGCATTCGATAAGCATTTTACTTGGCTTTGCAACTTTTCGAGAAGGGACGCCTTCGTTCTTACCATTTGATCTTCTCAAATCTTCAAGAAATGTATTGTTGCCAGCTCTTAGAGGGTTTATCACAGCAACTAGCATTTCTGTGGTGGAAGAAGTGGTTTTCAGATCATGGCTTCCAGAAGAAGTTGCAGTTGATCTTGGTTACTACAATGCTATTCTGATGTCTGGAGTTGCTTTTTCTCTGATTCACCG GTCTCTACCTTCAGTACCAGGCTTCGTGCTACTTTCCCTGGTGCTTTTTGGGCTTAAGCAAAGAACGCAAGGGAATCTCGCTGCACCAATTGGCCTGCGATCTGGAATTATGACTGCTAGTTATCTCACACAAACCACTCGCATTATTGCATTCAAACCTGAAACTCCATTCTGGATGATTAGTACCTATCATCTTCATCCGTTTGATGGTGCGGTTGGCTTAAGTATTTGTGCGTTACTTGCGATCCTTTTCTTCCCTCAAAGACCTGTTCAGAAGGATACATCTGTGTCATGA
- the LOC123103773 gene encoding uncharacterized protein isoform X1: protein MDRGIEMFVLDALKNGYFPIVMNPRGCGGSPLTTPRLFTAADSDDICTTIRFINSKRPWTTIMGVGWGYGANMLTKYLVEAGESTPLTAAVCIDNPFDLQEATRTFPHNIALDQKLTTGLVDILRANKELFQGKDKDFDVQKALSANCLRDFDGAISMVSHGFANVDDFYSENSVRPSVASLKIPVLFIQSDDGTVPLMSVPRSSISENPFTSLLLCSCVHSTGFTFERYTELWCQNLTLEWLSAVEFALLKGRHPLIKDVDITVNPSKGLAFTVPQPNDNKVPKEDNFHEQAQFFLSNNFPHGINGLLNDSANGYSGAQNSKNGLLKDNGDIGRIIKEADEQEPEEIPEDIEKGHVSGAQNSKNGLLKDNGDVGRIIKEADEEEPEEIPEDVEKGHVLQSAGLVMNMLDATMPGTLDDDQKNKVLVAVEQGESLVKALEEAVPEDVREKLTSSVTEILQSKRHNFNLDALKRGWTNARSTTKTVVQEKVKESDHESGAKDAKILDQNRSVTSIGEGDQKETNLTSNDNNSADGIDLSQAKPVGTGIEMGSEQTQLDKSEKDNSGVNESSEEKQEADQGSVTEPKHLSNDPSTANSKGTPKEQVQSADATAEQNPQSNMVDKEVDVVHANEDTVALNVVDQSTQISKTEESKHPSVNNVRQALDALTDFDDSTQMAVNSVFGVIENMIDQFQKHKDSEDRENSAGATDKPPVDETKSDVMVDVDNELSGKDKNPSSSGESQHNTSVKARSIMSEDHNFSEKKSDLNTVPPSKGKIRNSQRNIPGNDVDGDVAKIVSGSPDYLLDVAASSYLKVQYALYLHEYLTRQLQLESPDLNSATDLFLDPQEGKWKLADQMDNVQGDISISGKYSFVNEGIKHADSSQAPPRTGNVILPPYSALRNFADSETKRKVIEKLPGNALRQTLTYFISDELTNTLKTEVGRRLGITKAEKLQRSLAHDVERLATQVSRTIVHDSELYRATSVQRNPTTVKFGVVHGENVVEAISTAVLQSHDLRKVLPVGVIVGVTLASLRNYFHVGVSKHDNLTKAAVKSGILDEDLIVQDADEGNMDNLSTQKEANADLCTQKEANTDYYIEKPGEHKQQEITKSDGKGMMVGAVTAALGASAFVAHHQQKNAEEHDSSTQHNLDDTELEKSQNNLVRSFAEKAMSVAAPVVPKKGGGELDHDRLVAVLAELGQRGGILKFVGKLALLWGGIRGALSLTDRLILFLRISERNLFQRIMGFSFMVLVLWSPVVIPLLPTLVQSWTISASTGIVGDACIVGLYVSIMILVMLWGKRIRGYENPVEQYGMNLASSSRLQEFFQGLVGGVSVVWLVHSISILLGFATFREGTPSFLPFDLLKSSRNVLLPALRGFITATSISVVEEVVFRSWLPEEVAVDLGYYNAILMSGVAFSLIHRSLPSVPGFVLLSLVLFGLKQRTQGNLAAPIGLRSGIMTASYLTQTTRIIAFKPETPFWMISTYHLHPFDGAVGLSICALLAILFFPQRPVQKDTSVS from the exons ATGGACAGGGGCATCGAGATGTTCGTGCTGGATGCGCTCAAGAATGGCTACTTCCCCATTGTCATGAACCCCAGAGGCTGCGGCGGATCACCGCTTACTACGCCAAG GTTATTTACAGCAGCTGACAGTGATGACATCTGCACAACGATCCGCTTTATAAACAGCAAAAGGCCATGGACGACAATAATGGGTGTTGGGTggggttatggtgccaatatgctGACAAAGTACCTTGTGGAAGCTGGAGAGTCTACTCCTCTTACGGCTGCTGTTTGTATTGACAATCCTTTTGACCTACAGGAAGCAACAAGAACATTTCCTCATAATATCGCTCTTGATCAAAAGCTCACAACTGGCTTGGTTGATATTCTGCGTGCGAATAAG GAACTCTTTCAAGGAAAGGATAAAGACTTTGATGTCCAAAAGGCTTTATCGGCGAACTGTTTGCGTGACTTTGATGGAGCAATATCCATGGTTTCACATGGGTTTGCTAATGTTGATGACTTCTATTCGGAAAATAGCGTGAGGCCTTCAGTTGCCAGTTTGAAAATACCTGTTCTCTTTATACAG AGTGATGATGGGACTGTGCCACTTATGTCAGTACCGCGTAGTTCAATATCAGAAAATCCTTTTACCAGCCTTCTCCTTTGTTCTTGTGTACACTCAACTGGATTCACCTTTGAGAGATACACTGAATTATGGTGCCAGAATCTTACCCTAGAG TGGTTGTCAGCAGTGGAGTTTGCTCTTCTTAAGGGTCGTCATCCGCTTATCAAAGATGTGGATATCACCGTTAACCCATCCAAAGGTCTAGCATTCACCGTACCTCAACCGAATGATAATAAGGTCCCCAAAGAGGACAATTTTCATGAGCAAGCTCAGTTTTTTCTCTCTAATAATTTTCCCCATGGAATAAATGGGCTGCTCAATGATTCTGCAAATGGATATTCTGGTGCTCAAAATAGCAAAAATGGCCTGTTAAAAGATAATGGTGATATAGGCAGAATAATCAAAGAGGCTGATGAACAGGAGCCAGAAGAGATTCCTGAAGATATTGAAAAAGGTCATGTATCTGGTGCTCAAAATAGCAAAAATGGGCTGTTAAAAGATAATGGTGATGTAGGCAGGATAATCAAAGAGGCTGATGAAGAGGAGCCAGAAGAGATTCCTGAAGATGTTGAAAAAGGTCATGTACTACAATCAGCAGGTCTTGTGATGAATATGCTGGATGCTACAATGCCTGGCACTCTGGATGATGATCAAAAGAACAAG GTTCTGGTGGCAGTAGAACAAGGTGAATCTCTTGTAAAAGCTCTAGAAGAAGCTGTACCTGAAGATGTGCGTGAAAAGCTTACGTCGTCTGTGACTGAAATTTTACAATCTAAACGACACAATTTCAATTTGGATGCATTGAAGCGCGGCTGGACCAATGCAAGATCAACCACCAAGACTGTTGTCCAAGAAAAGGTCAAAGAGTCAGACCATGAGAGTGGAGCTAAGGATGCCAAAATTCTTGACCAGAACAGGAGTGTTACATCCATTGGTGAGGGAGACCAAAAAGAGACTAATCTGACCTCAAACGACAACAATTCTGCTGATGGTATCGATTTATCACAAGCAAAGCCTGTAGGAACTGGAATCGAAATGGGAAGTGAACAGACTCAACTCGATAAATCTGAGAAAGATAACTCTGGAGTGAATGAAAGCAGTGAAGAGAAGCAAGAGGCCGATCAGGGCAGTGTAACAGAACCAAAGCATCTTTCCAATGATCCATCAACAGCCAACTCAAAAGGAACTCCCAAGGAGCAAGTGCAGTCGGCAGATGCTACAGCAGAGCAGAATCCACAGTCCAATATGGTAGACAAGGAAGTTGATGTAGTTCATGCCAATGAAGATACGGTTGCACTTAATGTTGTTGATCAGAGCACACAAATCTCTAAAACAGAAGAATCTAAACATCCGTCCGTTAATAATGTGAGACAGGCATTGGATGCCTTAACTGATTTTGATGACTCGACTCAAATGGCTGTCAATAGTGTGTTCGGAGTTATTGAAAATATGATTGACCAGTTTCAAAAGCACAAGGACTCTGAGGACAGGGAGAATTCTGCTGGAGCCACCGATAAACCTCCTGTTGATGAGACAAAGTCTGATGTGATGGTGGATGTGGACAATGAGTTAAGTGGAAAGGACAAAAATCCATCATCATCTGGTGAATCACAACATAATACTTCTGTTAAAGCTCGTTCAATCATGTCTGAAGATCATAATTTTAGTGAGAAAAAATCTGATTTGAACACTGTCCCACCTTCGAAAGGAAAAATCAGAAATTCTCAAAGAAATATACCTGGAAATGATGTTGATGGTGATGTTGCAAAGATAGTGAGTGGCTCACCTGATTACTTGTTGGACGTAGCTGCCAGTTCTTATTTGAAGGTGCAGTATGCTTTGTACCTTCATGAATATCTTACAAGGCAACTGCAACTTGAGTCACCAGATTTGAACTCGGCAACTGATCTTTTCCTTGATCCGCAAGAGGGTAAATGGAAACTAGCAGATCAAATGGACAATGTGCAAGGTGACATTTCTATATCTGGAAAATATAGCTTCGTTAATGAAGGGATCAAGCATGCAGATTCTTCCCAAGCTCCACCTAGGACAGGCAATGTTATTTTGCCACCATACTCAGCTCTGCGAAATTTTGCAGACTCTGAAACCAAAAGGAAGGTAATTGAGAAGTTGCCTGGTAATGCTTTGAGACAGACACTCACATACTTTATTAGTGATGAGTTAACAAATACTCTCAAAACTGAAGTTGGTCGCAGACTGGGGATAACAAAAGCTGAGAAACTTCAAAGAAGTCTTGCACATGATGTAGAACGACTCGCTACTCAAGTTTCTAGAACTATTGTCCATGACTCTGAGTTATACAGAGCAACATCTGTGCAGAGGAATCCAACGACTGTGAAATTTGGTGTGGTCCATGGCGAAAATGTTGTTGAAGCTATATCAACTGCAGTTCTGCAATCTCATGATCTGAGGAAGGTTCTTCCAGTGGGTGTGATAGTTGGCGTAACTTTAGCGTCCTTGAGAAACTACTTCCATGTTGGTGTCTCTAAGCATGACAACCTTACAAAAGCTGCGGTCAAGTCAGGAATTTTGGATGAGGATCTTATTGTTCAGGATGCTGACGAAGGAAATATGGATAATCTTTCCACACAGAAAGAGGCAAATGCTGATCTTTGCACACAAAAAGAAGCAAATACAGATTATTATATCGAAAAACCCGGTGAGCACAAGCAACAGGAGATAACAAAGTCAGATGGTAAAGGCATGATGGTTGGGGCTGTAACGGCTGCCCTAGGTGCTTCTGCATTCGTAGCACATCATCAA CAAAAGAATGCTGAAGAGCATGATAGCAGCACACAGCATAATCTTGACGACACTGAACTGGAAAAGAGCCAGAACAACTTAGTGAGAAGCTTTGCTGAGAAAGCCATGTCTGTTGCAGCTCCGGTGGTACCCAAGAAGGGTGGTGGTGAACTTGATCACGATAG GCTCGTTGCTGTTCTAGCTGAACTAGGGCAAAGAGGTGGAATTTTGAAATTTGTGGGGAAACTTGCTCTGCTCTGGGGAGGTATTCGTGGTGCTTTGAGCTTGACTGACAGGCTCATCTTGTTCTTACGTATCAGCGAACGTAACTTATTTCAGAG GATCATGGGATTTTCCTTCATGGTACTTGTTCTATGGTCTCCTGTTGTGATTCCTTTACTGCCAACTCTTGTTCAAAGCTGGACAATAAGCGCTTCAACAGGAATTGTTGGGGATGCTTGCATTGTTGGTCTGTATGTCTCTATAATGATACTTGTAATGCTATGGGGAAAAAGAATACGTGGCTATGAGAATCCAGTTGAGCAATATGGGATGAATCTTGCATCTTCATCAAGG CTGCAAGAATTTTTCCAAGGTCTTGTCGGAGGCGTGTCTGTCGTTTGGCTGGTGCATTCGATAAGCATTTTACTTGGCTTTGCAACTTTTCGAGAAGGGACGCCTTCGTTCTTACCATTTGATCTTCTCAAATCTTCAAGAAATGTATTGTTGCCAGCTCTTAGAGGGTTTATCACAGCAACTAGCATTTCTGTGGTGGAAGAAGTGGTTTTCAGATCATGGCTTCCAGAAGAAGTTGCAGTTGATCTTGGTTACTACAATGCTATTCTGATGTCTGGAGTTGCTTTTTCTCTGATTCACCG GTCTCTACCTTCAGTACCAGGCTTCGTGCTACTTTCCCTGGTGCTTTTTGGGCTTAAGCAAAGAACGCAAGGGAATCTCGCTGCACCAATTGGCCTGCGATCTGGAATTATGACTGCTAGTTATCTCACACAAACCACTCGCATTATTGCATTCAAACCTGAAACTCCATTCTGGATGATTAGTACCTATCATCTTCATCCGTTTGATGGTGCGGTTGGCTTAAGTATTTGTGCGTTACTTGCGATCCTTTTCTTCCCTCAAAGACCTGTTCAGAAGGATACATCTGTGTCATGA